The Myxocyprinus asiaticus isolate MX2 ecotype Aquarium Trade chromosome 31, UBuf_Myxa_2, whole genome shotgun sequence genome has a segment encoding these proteins:
- the LOC127421747 gene encoding LOW QUALITY PROTEIN: synaptotagmin-like protein 2 (The sequence of the model RefSeq protein was modified relative to this genomic sequence to represent the inferred CDS: deleted 2 bases in 1 codon) codes for MIDLSHLTEEEQAMIMVVLKRDTELKKSEEERIKQVQKVVSEEDRRKYMTGEWFYEVKSQRHQDRIHGSDIIIASMKQTKPTVVEYLTKSWGGRSRSVSRKNSEGIITPKQATESSDQPKEKENSDTSEVQQERLNIGMRSPCKPRHNPIKSIPMELDFEETNSPFTTGASGSGLRKSFHRDSDSQVKHQEESHIEDNTEVCNIINNRAPCQKPVPKKRTKIYKPQSSVSDSDSSVSTQCTSTTACSGIRSPPQSGILKYTSSFSSNESALKRQLLQPVKTQYVPKNSSPEKDSKETRFILESTEKSGNKTQNKEPLKSLSPLKLPKSRLPVRASSQLFDPPQAIQEKPKIQPRLSLSSITRSDDDKKVEEFFKQKRETDCCLPQSSVASEGKKRETVYLPHENARSALITNSEKLLDEITAPQPIQHKSEKVETHMTQFPNMEMARVEEHLRTAVDEKFPSALNTAGISNKADVSTDCETDSSSPVFNIKSNNTKQEDAKLAVMTDSHIPKSNDEQGDSITKVLEWFSRSTDSSDLLDLETNDQDMEEDTKIDDIDFEDEVNLRAKTKDNVYMIIPRQSKEKSPEVDAIFLEQKGYGMEQGVDEHFKNAPKERRRSESTFHKESLIKKPSIDSLIPNNVTKHPEANIFVDGKVTQNKKKTEAFIKRKEEIIVNLENTDIKLTQHQPKERTGVEENQPAKLSNLKSFWEKENIGPKILISRSNVPAKNEPIIPSDVSGKPTEGVEDQKKAEQSLIAKSPEQNKKESINTEDILDLEYVGSTNTNHKSQAPIATDNSNDVNPPLNNQKKVQILASAPSVKEVRSLPRLKSSSLDSGSLLGGQNSESMGGTISISSSDGDPISPKELEVKSRAAPGLNPVSLVKQNSQQQENMAERIKQLKSFWERETLEPRTYIKSAAVQNKSSAARLNKRFTKSEFDLRSIGTEFEEDLEDNTSDRGRMSPNFTLRKDKPNVTDGMSFSQFKNLQDFWGASPTKQPGQSSPIIESGIQRSLSPHSKTTDISKETCLQSCIDATSHTSQNVYNIQSERAKAYANQSQSTKTSLLSSPAKIESAVQSPSKKKITTRQESGSKTDHLHVVSGEAILHGVSYSPQPQNGSQTSSKKTMPLKPAIGQQSRPLQSRRSSKGSLNGKANSMRRASSMFSVNSVVEEQSQGIHLQSKKGSNLHQVKRPTESSLTQLRKTQDASFTPPQTSPEISRDREKSLKDHLVLLRILTPNLLPDPLFHVITSITLESQRRSIYTPPPVREQVEDLICTSFTTSPETSRSCKCSLVRTSTPVQGSPDLQTRKGSLGLHSSTQIDGDASREDSESSAADTLSGTKGNSNRDNDNPVQRALRRAASRPVYHKSMEDISSLPRQDQKIKPTDDSLQGNYVGSSTLVQTSFATADPEHLKQLSKSVPSFLQKESDGGESDSESSFRSSVQQRNNIQFSNLSSYSGSASLSSVSSSVASVYSSDYSSLEVQGNIQFSLNYVQRLQEFHIFVIQCQNLAAVDTKRNRSDPYVKSYLIPDSVNLGKRKTAVKKRTLNPTYNEILRYRVRMEYLKSQILNLSVWHNDTFGRNGFLGEIELDLSSWDFNDTERKFLPLKPRNLSYQTTNSLQPSDFRAHMKLAIRFLPQITHSKNVPGSGEVHIWVKNCKNLPLIRSPSIDPYVKCFVLPDTSKKSRQKTRVLKRTTNPIFNHTMVYDGFRTVDLKEACVELTVWDRDLLANHPLGGLRLSMGTGRSYGEQVDWMDSTAEEVALWKRMMESPNEWVEDMLPLRQIMSVKNT; via the exons ATGATAGACCTGAGCCACCTGACCGAGGAGGAGCAGGCGATGATCATGGTGGTTTTAAAGAGGGACACTGAACTGAAGAAATCAGAAGAGGAACGAATCAA ACAAGTGCAGAAAGTGGTTTCTGAGGAAGACAGACGCAAGTATATGACAGGAGAATGGTTCTACGAGGTGAAGTCACAGAGACACCAGGACAGAATTCATGGATCTGACATTATCATAGCATCAATGAAGCAAACAAAACCCACAGTTGTTG AGTATTTAACCAAGTCGTGGGGTGGAAGATCCAGGAGTGTCAGTAGAAAGAACAGTGAAGGCATCATAACACCTAAACAAGCTACAGAGTCCTCAGATCAGCCAAAGGAGAA GGAAAACAGTGACACATCAGAGGTCCAGCAAGAGAGACTGAACATTGGCATGAGATCACCATGCAAG CCAAGGCACAACCCAATCAAAAGTATTCCAATGGAGCTTGACTTTGAGGAGACTAACAGCCCATTTACCACTGGAGCATCAGGATCTGGACTCAGGAAATCTTTCCACAGAGACTCTGATTCACAAG TAAAACATCAGGAAGAAAGTCACATAGAAGATAATACTGAGGTCTGTAACATCATAAACAACAGAGCCCCTTGTCAAAAGCCTGTGCCAAAGAAAAGGACCAAAATCTACAAACCCCAGAGCTCTGTCTCAGACAGTGACAGCTCTGTGTCCACCCAGTGTACTTCCACCACAGCATGCTCAGGAATCAGATCTCCCCCACAAAGCGGTATCCTCAAATACACCTCCAGCTTCAGTTCCAATGAGTCCGCTCTCAAGAGGCAACTGCTACAGCCAGTTAAAACTCAATACGTCCCCAAAAACAGCAGTCCAGAAAAGGATTCTAAAGAGACTAGATTTATTCTGGAAAGCACAGAGAAATCTggtaacaaaacacaaaacaaagagcCACTTAAGTCCCTGTCACCTTTGAAGTTGCCAAAATCACGTTTACCAGTGAGAGCCTCATCGCAACTTTTTGACCCTCCACAGGCCATACAAGAGAAACCAAAGATTCAACCACGTCTCAGTCTGAGCTCCATCACAAGATCAGATGATGACAAGAAAGTGGAagaatttttcaaacaaaaaagagAAACAGATTGTTGCCTTCCTCAGTCATCTGTGGCATCAGAGGGCAAAAAGAGAGAAACCGTTTATCTTCCTCATGAGAATGCAAGGTCTGCATTGATCACAAACTCTGAAAAGCTGTTGGATGAGATCACTGCCCCTCAGCCTATACAGCACAAGTCTGAGAAAGTGGAGACTCATATGACTCAGTTTCCAAATATGGAAATGGCGAGAGTAGAAGAACATCTCAGGACTGCTGTTG ATGAGAAATTTCCCAGCGCCCTCAACACAGCAGGTATATCCAACAAGGCAGATGTTTCTACTGATTGTGAGACTGACAGCAGCTCCCCTGTGTTCAATATAAAAAGCAATAATACTAAGCAAGAAGATGCCAAGCTGGCTGTCATGACAGATTCTCATATTCCCAAGTCTAATGATGAACAAGGAGATTCCATCACCAAAGTCCTTGAGTGGTTTAGCAGGAGTACAGACAGCAGTGATCTGCTTGATTTAGAGACTAATGATCAGGACATGGAGGAGGATACAAAGATCGATGACATAGACTTTGAAGATGAAGTTAATCTAAGGGCCAAAACAAAGGATAATGTGTACATGATCATACCACGCCAAAGTAAAGAGAAATCACCAGAAGTGGATGCAATATTTCTAGAACAGAAAGGCTATGGAATGGAACAGGGTGTTGATGAGCATTTCAAGAATGCTCCAAAAGAACGGAGAAGATCTGAATCCACCTTTCATAAAGAATCTCTCATCAAGAAGCCTTCTATTGACTCATTAATTCCAAACAATGTCACAAAACATCCAGAAGCCAATATTTTTGTAGATGggaaagttactcaaaataagaaaaaaactgAGGCTTTTATCAAGAGGAAGGAAGAGATCATAGTAAACCTGGAAAACACTGACATCAAACTCACTCAACATCAACCAAAAGAGAGAACAGGTGTTGAAGAGAACCAGCCCGCAAAACTTAGTAATTTGAAATCATTCTGGGAGAAAGAAAATATTGGTCCGAAGATTTTAATAAGCAGATCTAATGTACCAGCTAAGAATGAACCCATAATCCCTAGTGATGTGAGCGGAAAGCCGACTGAAGGTGTTGAGGACCAAAAGAAAGCTGAACAGAGCTTGATAGCAAAATCTCCAGAACAGAATAAAAAGGAGTCAATAAACACTGAGGACATTTTAGACCTTGAGTATGTAGGGAGTACTAACACAAACCACAAGTCCCAAGCACCAATTGCTACAGATAATTCAAATGATGTAAATCCACCACTGAACAATCAGAAGAAAGTCCAAATTCTTGCAAGTGCTCCCTCTGTCAAAGAAGTTCGCTCTCTTCCGCGGTTAAAATCATCTTCGCTTGATAGTGGATCCTTGTTAGGTGGTCAAAACAGTGAAAGCATGGGAGGCACCATTAGCATAAGCAGCAGTGATGGAGATCCCATCTCACCAAAGGAATTAGAGGTTAAATCTAGAGCTGCACCAGGACTAAATCCAGTGTCTCTTGTTAAGCAGAATTCCCAGCAACAAGAGAACATGGCAGAGCGGATCAAACAACTCAAGTCCTTCTGGGAGAGAGAAACGTTGGAACCGAGAACATATATCAAATCAGCTGCAGTTCAAAATAAATCCTCTGCTGCTAGGTTAAATAAAAGATTTACAAAGTCTGAGTTTGATCTCAGATCAATAGGTACCGAGTTTGAGGAGGATCTTGAGGACAATACTTCTGACAGAGGCAGAATGTCCCCTAATTTCACACTAAGAAAGGATAAGCCCAATGTGACTGATGGTATGAGCTTTTCTCAGTTTAAGAACCTGCAAGACTTCTGGGGCGCATCACCTACAAAGCAGCCTGGACAAAGTTCACCCATCATTGAAAGTGGAATTCAGAGATCCTTAAGCCCACATAGCAAAACAACTGATATATCCAAAGAGACATGCTTACAATCCTGCATAGATGCGACATCACATACAAGTCAAAATGTTTACAATATCCAATCAGAGAGAGCCAAAGCCTATGCAAATCAGAGCCAAAGTACCAAAACATCCTTGTTGTCATCACCAGCCAAGATAGAGAGTGCGGTCCAGTCTCCTTCAAAGAAAAAGATTACTACAAGACAGGAATCTGGCTCAAAAACTGATCATTTGCATGTGGTCTCAGGTGAAGCAATCTTGCATGGAGTGTCTTATTCCCCCCAGCCACAGAATGGCTCTCAGACATCTTCAAAAAAAACAATGCCTCTTAAACCTGCCATAGGTCAACAGTCACGACCTCTGCAGAGCAGAAGAAGCAGCAAAGGCAGTCTTAATGGAAAAGCCAATTCCATGCGACGGGCCTCCAGCATGTTTTCTGTGAACTCTGTGGTTGAGGAGCAAAGCCAGGGCATACATCTTCAGTCCAAGAAGGGTTCCAATCTGCACCAGGTCAAGAGGCCAACAGAAAGTAGCCTAACACAGTTAAGGAAAACTCAGGATGCTAGCTTTACACCGCCACAAACATCCCCAGAAATCTCTCGAGACAGAGAAAAATCACTCAAAGACCATCTCGTACTTCTGAGGATTCTGACTCCCAACCTCTTGCCAGATCCTTTATTCCACGTGATTACCAGCATTACCTTGGAATCACAGAGG AGAAGCATCTACACTCCACCTCCAGTAAGAGAGCAGGTTGAGGACTTAATTTGCACTTCATTTACAACATCTCCAGAGACAAGTCGCAGTTGTAAATGTTCCCTTGTGAGAACCAGTACTCCAGTACAGGGTTCACCTGATCTTCAAACCAGGAAAGGGAGCCTGGGACTCCACTCTTCCACACAAATCGATGGAGATGCCAGTCGTGAAGACTCAGAGAGCAGTGCAGCAGACACCTTGTCTGGCACAAAGGGGAATTCGAACC GTGATAATGACAATCCTGTTCAGAGAGCTTTGAGACGGGCTGCATCTAGACCTGTGTACCATAAGAGCATGGAAGATATCAGCAGTCTTCCTA GGCAAGACCAAAAAATCAAACCAACTGATGACTCCTTGCAGGGCAATTATGTTG GCTCTAGCACACTTGTCCAGACCTCCTTTGCCACAGCAGACCCGGAACACCTGAAGCAACTCAGCAAATCAGTGCCCTCATTTCTACAGAAAGAG AGTGATGGAGGAGAGAGTGACTCAGAGAGCAGTTTTCGCAGCAGCGTGCAACAGAGAAATAACATACAATTCTCCAACCTCAGCAGCTACTCTGGTTCTGCCTCACTCTCATCT GTTAGCAGCAGTGTTGCAAGTGTTTACAGCAGTGATTACAGCAGTCTTGAAGTTCAAGGGAACATCCAATTTTCACTGAACTATGTGCAAAGATTGCAggagttccacatctttgtcatTCAGTGCCAAAATCTGGCAGCAGTGGACACAAAGAGGAATCGATCTGACCC GTATGTTAAAAGTTACCTCATACCTGACTCTGTCaatctgggaaaaagaaaaactGCTGTGAAAAAGAGAACGCTGAATCCTACATACAATGAGATTCTTAGG tacagAGTCCGAATGGAGTACCTAAAATCCCAGATTCTCAACCTTTCAGTGTGGCACAATGACACATTTGGCCGTAACGGTTTCTTGGGTGAGATAGAGCTTGATCTTTCTTCATGGGATTTTAACGACACTGAGAGGAAGTTTTTGCCCCTGAAACCAAGG AATCTCTCCTATCAGACCACAAATAGCCTTCAGCCCTCTGACTTCAGAGCACATATGAAACTTGCCATACGCTTCCTGCCTCAGATCACCCACT CtaagaatgttccaggttcaggtGAAGTGCATATCTGGGTCAAAAACTGCAAGAATCTCCCTCTCATCAGAAGTCCATCTATCGACCCATATGtaaaatg CTTTGTACTTCCTGACACCAGCAAAAAGAGTCGTCAGAAAACTCGGGTCCTGAAGAGGACAACTAACCCCATATTTAATCACACCATGGTGTATGATGGCTTTAGGACAGTGGACCTGAAAGAGGCCTGTGTGGAGCTTACAGTTTGGGACCGCGACCTTCTAGCTAATCACCCGCTCGGAGGCCTAAGACTCAGCATGGGCACAG GCAGGAGTTATGGAGAACAAGTGGACTGGATGGACTCTACTGCAGAGGAGGTGGCTTTATGGAAGAGAATGATGGAGTCACCTAATGAATGGGTGGAAGACATGTTACCACTGAGGCAGATAATGTCAGTCAAAAACACATAG